The sequence gtttaacgagggaaacttggaaaacatgtaggaatgcggccccgaggactggagtttgagacccctgccttaaatccttcaaactctacatcctccgtgtcacttagaaacaaagctgctaatgatgccggtagtacgtggggcccttcgtcatcccgtgatcaaggtttgtcctttttgtaaacaacagcCGCGCTgcgctgcgccgctgacgtcacttgaaattcaaattacagtaatcccttgctacatcgcggtttcacttttttttttttttttttaaactttttgaaaaattcACATAAGTTGCTCCTCATTATAAGTCgcctccccacccaaactatgaaaaaaaacgcgacttatagtccgaaaattacggtactcgcgAGAGTTAACTGTGTGTGTACTTCAGGTACTATAGAAATTTCCATACATTACAGTTCTTAATTATTTTCTCAGTCAGGCACCCCTTCTTTCccaggagacaaaaaaaatactagAGGTGGGTTTACTTATAAACATTTTGCAAACAGCACTTGTTTGTATAAAAATACGTATAAAGTAATGAACAACTAAGTGTCATCAAAGGCACTTCTGTTGTGACCTTCAAGAACACTGTGTGTAGTGCATGCTGGGATGCTTGGGAGACTTTGACGTCATCAATAAGATAAGCTCGGTAATGATATCAGTAGGTCAAGACTCAACGCATACTCGACATGCTTATTGGGTGAGCTGGGCCCTCCTGCTCTGCGATTGGCCGGCTACTGTGACCGAAGGTGCTGTGACCCAATCAGGTTAGCaactattttcttttgtttcttttcccagATGCTAACGTTTGTGCTGCAACGCGTGTCACAGATTACGCCTGTGACACGTGTCAGGTGGTACTGTCACAACAGCTTACCTGTTCTCACACTGTACTCCAAGGTAATAtgcatgctaatgctaacacgcCCAACAAAAGAAAATTCTTTTATATCTTTTATAAACTCACGAATAATAAAATAGCTTGTCCCATAAGCCAAATGCAGTCACTCCTTTTTACTGCCTGTAAATTGACCAGCTCGGTTGTGTCGACTACTCGAGTCATCAATGGGATAAATAATTCTGAAGAGATTGTTTGCTAAGGCTAACAGTTTATGAAGCAGCAAGAACATGTTAATcctaacagtttatttcggaaGTGTTGCTAGTCTGTTGagtgttaaaaacaaaacattgtagctttgttttgaattttaaCATGGTAGCTTGCTAACGTTTATTCAAGAGTGAAAGATGCTGGTGTTCGAATGCTAACCGCCGCCGTTTTGTTTGTAGGATCCATGTCCTCTGTGCGACGAAGCCAAAGAAGCTCTGCAGCCCCTCAAGCACAAAGTGAGCGGTCACAAATAActctgaataaatgaatgactgGTCCCTGATGTTTGTGGCCTGCGCGCAATCCAGTTTGTCCTGCAGCAGGTGGACATCAGTCATCCGGAGAACCAAGTTTGGCGAGACAAGTACAAGTGGGACATTCCTGTCTTCCATCTGAATGGTCGCTTTGTCATGAAGCACCGCGTGGATGTCAAATTGCTTGACAAGCTGCTGGACGACCACCACAGTGACCAATCATGCAAACAAGGAATTGATGAACAAATAAACACATGAAGACAAAGTCATCCGTTCCTTGTCTTTCATTCTTTTGACCCATGACCAAAAATTGTTGGCATGATTGGCGGCTGATCTGGAGAGCTCATCAATATTTCAGCCGGTGTGCGTGTTGCCGTGGTGACGTCTGTTGTCGTGGTGACGTCTGTTGTCGTGGATGGCGTCTCGGGTTAAAATGGTGGACGTTCAGCTGGCGGTGCAGAAAACCAAAAGAAAGatgtcacctccagctgcagctgCTCCGCCAGTAAGATTTCCACAATTGGTCGTTTGACGCTCATTAGGTCGCCAAGCGATGCCGTTAGCATTTTGCTAACGTCAGATGTGAGCGCCCGCTGCACATCTGGCGTGAGTGCGTCTACatattctgtaatgcaattaaaaaaacaaaaatgtcatacattctggattcattgcaaatcaactgaaatattgcaagccttttattattttaatattgctgattatggc is a genomic window of Syngnathus typhle isolate RoL2023-S1 ecotype Sweden linkage group LG16, RoL_Styp_1.0, whole genome shotgun sequence containing:
- the LOC133169787 gene encoding glutaredoxin-like protein C5orf63 homolog, with translation MLTFVLQRVSQITPVTRVRWYCHNSLPVLTLYSKDPCPLCDEAKEALQPLKHKFVLQQVDISHPENQVWRDKYKWDIPVFHLNGRFVMKHRVDVKLLDKLLDDHHSDQSCKQGIDEQINT